The Haematobia irritans isolate KBUSLIRL chromosome 1, ASM5000362v1, whole genome shotgun sequence DNA segment ATATTGTATGCTTCCATCCACACCAAGAAAATCCATGGAAAAATAGAGCGCAGAGTAAAAAAATGGATTATAGTAATTGACTTTTAACTATGTAACATTGAAATAATAAGAATCTTATTGATTTCAGTCGATATGATAAccaatcaaaattttagcatGCTTTTAGGCTATAAGGTAATTGGCTTTattaaaatggtccttcgacTTCAGATATCAACTGTTCGATTTCGATAGAATACATCAAGTAATTGGTTCttcttaaaaaatcataaaccgttagaaaataaaaattaatgagtTTGCTGCCGTACAGGCAAAATCCATGAGAAAATGAAGAGCAgcgttaaaaaattgaatgtagTTATTGGGCTATGGGAGTATGTAAAATCCAAATAATACGAATCGCACTAACTTCATTCATGAAATTGATATgacaatcaataaaataatttttttaaattgaagtgACAACAAATTTAGCATGATTTTAAGCGATAAGGCCATCAGCTTTGTGAAAATGGTCTTTCGACTTCAGATCTGGATTTTTCGAACCATCTAATCTCAATATGTCATCCTACTGAAAATATGGGAGGAAGTGCAAAATTCAATAGTAGAATATATTAATTGGCTGGTTCTTTTATTTTGAATACGCGTAGGGCGAGACTATGCAACTTTGAAATAATAGGAATCATATCAATTTGATCTGCCAAATTCAAATGGCAATCACTGTACAATTAGTTGTACAAAACTGgtttttacaaaactgagttTTTCCCCACCAGAGGTAAGAGACTCAGTtgacccaaaattaaaaaaaaaaatccggttcgaaggaccatGTACAATTAGTTGTCATTGACAACCATTGCAGAGAGCTCCATTTGAAATCCCAAATCAAACTTTTCTCGTTGAGTTCCAAATgaatactattttttttattgaatgtgAACTTATATCTAGAATATTGCTAACCCTACAATCTTATCGCTATTCTAAACAAACATATGTTGCTGCGTTTCATTAGGGTCTTCTGAGGAAAGAagataggagccaccgtggtgcaatggttagcatgcccgccttgcatacacaaggtcgtgggttcgattcctgcttcgaccgaacaccaaaaagttttttagcggtggattaccccacctcagtaatgctggtgacatttctgagggtttcaaagcttctctaagtggtttcactgcaatgtggaacgccgttcagactcggctataaaaaggatgtcccttgtcattgagattaacatggaaGAACTCAgttataagggagaagttcaccaatgtggtatcacaatggactgaatagcataCTTTCAGGCTACAAGATAATTGGCTTCattaaaatggtccttcgacttcagatcaaaaatgtgttaattATACTACTTATGGAAAGTAATAATTATCTATGTAATCTATGCAACCATAGTGAAAATCCATGAGAAAATAAATTGAAgagataataaatataatacagTAATTGGCTGGATCCTTTAGCTCCAATATCGAAATAATGGGAATCATATTAACGCCATCCGCCAAATTGAAATGACAATCAATCATACATTGTAGCATTATTTCAGGCTGCAATTTAGCTTTACTAAATTGTTTAGCTTCAAGAAAATGGTCCTTCGACTATGAATCTTAAGTTTTCGTATCATAAAACTTATCAGAGCAACAAAAAGCAGTAATGTCAAAATGCAATCATAATGAAAGTGCACGGAAAATAATGTGGGGAGAATAAAAAAAGTAGAATAcagttgcccagcaaaaaagcgtcgccaaaaaggcagtgaaaatgttctttttggatccggaagtggtgcaaaattgtcgcagaagcgatgattttaacatgggcttgccataggacggatgtccatcacttcaacagacgttgcactgaatttgcatcactttttaaggtgtgaagcgaatccagtgattttgatgtgaataaagaaattttgtgatattttaatgaataaataatttttaaaatttttttatgatttttaatgcattataacgcttgtctggtatgcttgacatcaaatattttcaaaaatttttctagatttttctagaaaggattttgatttttttcggcaaaatttaaataagttgcactattttattaatttttaatctgcttttaacccatttgaaacaataaaatttaaaaatttcccattaaaaatatgaaaaaagcgaattatagaaaatttaattaaatgaacttcctgttcaGTTAAAATACAGAACATCTTTGGTAGGacatttctggaagtgcttttaaagttgtgcctaaaggagaacttccaaattgtttGCTGGGTGGTTCCTCTAGTTGGAATACGCGTAGGTTGGGGTTATGCAAAATCGATAGGAATCATACTAACTTCATTCGCGAAAATGAGATGACAATCGATCTATTGAATGTCTGCTCTCTGAGCAATCACACGGCAAACGACAGTCTGTCAActcgaaaaattaattaaatttttttgttcatgtATGCTTTTAAAcgatatgaaaatgaaaatggtccttcgaattcagatctcaaaattttcgaattatGCAGCTTATCAGAACGAAAATAACAGAATGAAAAAGGCGATTATATTAATTGGCTACTCCTTTTATTTGGAATACGCGTATGGTGGGACTATATAAAATCGAAATAATAGAaatcataataatttcatgCGCCAAATAGAAAtggcaatcaattaaaaaatataccagGCGTTACGGAAATTTGGTTTTTTGAAAATGGTCCTTCGATCTCAGATCTGAAATTTTCGTATAGGTTTTAtcagaaaaaaaacgaaagtaTTTTTGATCCCAATCCCGTTAATATTACGTATGTGATTGATTCCTAAATAAATAGTCTAGTTTAATCTGTTAATACAATACTTGTTATCACTTCTTACctacattttcatgaagctccggtaGTTCTAAGTTACCTAACGAATTTTTATAGCGTACTATGATTATACCTGTCATCGTTCCTATAAATTCCATACGCCAGTTAGAaaattaactgctgaaaattttttagttaaagtAAACCTgaaagaagatatttgcaatttactttttgATAACTGGATGTTAAAGTCTAACAGAGCTACattaattttccaaatggaCATATGAATCACATAtaagtatgcaaagaaaatgtTATGAAGACTGAGCTTTTCCCCTAAACTCTCAATTTTAAGGAGTGATATTCGATATTGCTGGAATAGTTTAAATTAGACTTTAGAAAGGCTATCTCACAATTCTATGTAAAAGGAATTaatcatatttattattatattttttccttaaaaaaaaatttgccacatTTTCCAATGGGAGTGTGCCACGTGTTACTGCGAGTGAGACGTTTTGTGCGACTTTTCTGAAATTCTCAACGATAATGCTGCCTAGATGAGatctccttgaaaaattgaaaaaatttactcttAACTATTGAATCTTTCCTTAAGCATGACCTAAGACCTGAAATCTATCGTTCGTTCGTTCGTTTCGCTTGTTCTTTGCTCTAAAAACACTAGAACCTAATATTAATGTATAATTTTGTTGTAATCTTCCATTTTAGAACCCCCAATTTCCACACCCCATTGCTCCCGTTTGTATGGTATCTTCCCCGATGAGGCTAAATGCGATGTCTTCTGGAACTGCTGGAACGGTGAACCCTCTAGATATCAATGTTCTCCCGGTTTGGCTTACGATCGTGATGCTCGTGTCTGTATGTGGGCCGATCAAGTTCCAGAATGTAGAAACGAAGGTAAaccaatcataaaaattaaattctaaggaaaatttataaaaatgtgctcatgtgtttttttttcggtttaaCAGAAGTTGCCAATGGTTTCGCTTGTCCTGCCGCCGGTGAATTGGCCAATGCCGGTTCATTCTCCAGACATGCTCACCCAGAAGATTGCCGTAAATATTATATCTGCTTGGAAGGTGTTGCCCGTGAATATGGTTGCCCCATTGGTACAGTATTCAAAATTGGCGATAGTGATGGCAGTGGTAACTGTGAAGATCCCGAAGATGTTCCCGGATGGTAAGTAATCTTGTGgtttatcaaataattttttttttttttaatttttgggcaaTGCAATTAGTATTAAAATGGTAGCGGTAGCTTTTAAGcttttgttgaaatatttttcttttcaatttccGGGTTAAAATTTGGAGATGTCAGTTGATATGATGAAAACTAAGATCTGac contains these protein-coding regions:
- the Gasp gene encoding chitin binding Peritrophin-A domain-containing protein Gasp isoform X2 — protein: MKKFMIVFVALFGAAVAQESFKCPDDFGFYPHDLSCDKYWKCDNNVAELKTCGNGLAFDASDPKYLTENCDYLHNVDCGDRTQLEPPISTPHCSRLYGIFPDEAKCDVFWNCWNGEPSRYQCSPGLAYDRDARVCMWADQVPECRNEEVANGFACPAAGELANAGSFSRHAHPEDCRKYYICLEGVAREYGCPIGTVFKIGDSDGSGNCEDPEDVPGCEDYYGDVDLKALKKLGY
- the Gasp gene encoding chitin binding Peritrophin-A domain-containing protein Gasp isoform X1; the protein is MKKFMIVFVALFGAAVAQESFKCPDDFGFYPHDLSCDKYWKCDNNVAELKTCGNGLAFDASDPKYLTENCDYLHNVDCGDRTQLEPPISTPHCSRLYGIFPDEAKCDVFWNCWNGEPSRYQCSPGLAYDRDARVCMWADQVPECRNEEVANGFACPAAGELANAGSFSRHAHPEDCRKYYICLEGVAREYGCPIGTVFKIGDSDGSGNCEDPEDVPGCEDYYGDLDLKSIRKSELLAGLQGEGRKKGVSKGAAASS